From Epinephelus lanceolatus isolate andai-2023 chromosome 12, ASM4190304v1, whole genome shotgun sequence, the proteins below share one genomic window:
- the LOC117263252 gene encoding aquaporin-4-like isoform X1 — protein sequence MQSRGTMCGSCSSDRPALCSPPALTLPAAFLRFLSWCNCHSIMVAFKGIWTKDFWRAVSGEYLATLIFVLLGLGSTINWAAGEEKPPPADLVLISLCFGLSIATMVQCFGHISGGHINPAVTAAMVVTRKLSLAKAVFYVVAQCLGGITGAGILYLVTPAAVRGSFGVTTVNSNISLGHGLLVELLITFELVFTVFATCDPNRSDLGGSAGLAIGFAVAIGHLFAIPYTGASMNPARSFAPALVTLNFEHHWVYWVGPILGAILAAGLYEYLYCPDPEMKKKLKQVFQKDPSGKYREVESDDVAIKPGSIHTVDMEKAEKKEAFQDSTGEVLSSV from the exons ATGCAATCCCGGGGCACAATGTGTGGATCATGTTCGTCTGACAGAcctgctctctgctctcctcctgcacTCACACTGCCTGCTGCTTTCCT GAGGTTCCTGTCCTGGTGTAACTGTCACAGCATAATGGTGGCATTTAAAGGGATCTGGACCAAGGACTTCTGGAGGGCTGTGTCTGGAGAATACCTGGCCACTCTCATCTTTGTCCTTCTCGGTCTGGGCTCCACCATCAACTGGGCTGCCGGGGAGGAGAAACCTCCCCCAGCTGACCTAGTCCTTATCTCCCTTTGCTTTGGCCTGAGCATCGCCACCATGGTGCAATGTTTTGGCCACATCAGCGGCGGACACATTAACCCGGCGGTCACTGCAGCTATGGTTGTGACTAGAAAGCtgagcctggcaaaggctgtgTTCTATGTGGTGGCTCAGTGCCTGGGCGGTATTACAGGAGCTGGGATCCTCTACCTAGTCacacctgctgctgtcagagggTCCTTCGGTGTCACTACA GTGAACTCCAACATCTCATTAGGACACGGCCTTCTTGTGGAGCTCCTTATCACGTTCGAACTGGTCTTCACTGTCTTCGCCACCTGTGATCCCAACCGCTCAGACCTAGGAGGCTCTGCTGGCCTTGCTATCGGCTTTGCTGTCGCTATTGGCCACTTATTTGCG atCCCTTATACAGGAGCCAGCATGAACCCTGCTCGATCCTTTGCACCTGCGCTGGTCACACTTAACTTCGAGCATCACTGG gTGTACTGGGTGGGACCAATCCTGGGTGCCATCCTGGCTGCTGGCCTGTATGAGTACCTGTACTGCCCTGACCCTGAGATGAAGAAGAAGCTGAAGCAGGTCTTCCAAAAGGACCCGTCAGGAAAATACAGGGAGGTGGAGTCAGACGACGTTGCCATCAAGCCTGGATCCATCCACACCGTCGATATGGAGAAAGCCGAGAAAAAGGAAGCTTTCCAGGACTCGACGGGGGAAGTGTTGTCCTCAGTATGA
- the LOC117263252 gene encoding aquaporin-4-like isoform X2 gives MNENTSHTTGTERGRAHYCIGRFLSWCNCHSIMVAFKGIWTKDFWRAVSGEYLATLIFVLLGLGSTINWAAGEEKPPPADLVLISLCFGLSIATMVQCFGHISGGHINPAVTAAMVVTRKLSLAKAVFYVVAQCLGGITGAGILYLVTPAAVRGSFGVTTVNSNISLGHGLLVELLITFELVFTVFATCDPNRSDLGGSAGLAIGFAVAIGHLFAIPYTGASMNPARSFAPALVTLNFEHHWVYWVGPILGAILAAGLYEYLYCPDPEMKKKLKQVFQKDPSGKYREVESDDVAIKPGSIHTVDMEKAEKKEAFQDSTGEVLSSV, from the exons ATGAATGAGAATACATCACACACAacggggacagagagagggagagcacaTTATTGCATTGG GAGGTTCCTGTCCTGGTGTAACTGTCACAGCATAATGGTGGCATTTAAAGGGATCTGGACCAAGGACTTCTGGAGGGCTGTGTCTGGAGAATACCTGGCCACTCTCATCTTTGTCCTTCTCGGTCTGGGCTCCACCATCAACTGGGCTGCCGGGGAGGAGAAACCTCCCCCAGCTGACCTAGTCCTTATCTCCCTTTGCTTTGGCCTGAGCATCGCCACCATGGTGCAATGTTTTGGCCACATCAGCGGCGGACACATTAACCCGGCGGTCACTGCAGCTATGGTTGTGACTAGAAAGCtgagcctggcaaaggctgtgTTCTATGTGGTGGCTCAGTGCCTGGGCGGTATTACAGGAGCTGGGATCCTCTACCTAGTCacacctgctgctgtcagagggTCCTTCGGTGTCACTACA GTGAACTCCAACATCTCATTAGGACACGGCCTTCTTGTGGAGCTCCTTATCACGTTCGAACTGGTCTTCACTGTCTTCGCCACCTGTGATCCCAACCGCTCAGACCTAGGAGGCTCTGCTGGCCTTGCTATCGGCTTTGCTGTCGCTATTGGCCACTTATTTGCG atCCCTTATACAGGAGCCAGCATGAACCCTGCTCGATCCTTTGCACCTGCGCTGGTCACACTTAACTTCGAGCATCACTGG gTGTACTGGGTGGGACCAATCCTGGGTGCCATCCTGGCTGCTGGCCTGTATGAGTACCTGTACTGCCCTGACCCTGAGATGAAGAAGAAGCTGAAGCAGGTCTTCCAAAAGGACCCGTCAGGAAAATACAGGGAGGTGGAGTCAGACGACGTTGCCATCAAGCCTGGATCCATCCACACCGTCGATATGGAGAAAGCCGAGAAAAAGGAAGCTTTCCAGGACTCGACGGGGGAAGTGTTGTCCTCAGTATGA